From the genome of Nicotiana tabacum cultivar K326 chromosome 17, ASM71507v2, whole genome shotgun sequence:
ttcttttcttcttgagTTTGAATTTTATTTTCTGGATCATGGTTTTAATGCCTATTAGTATGATGCAAATTTCTCACTTTACTTGATCAAAAATGGCAATTAATTGATCCATAGACTTCAGTTGCATTCATGGATTTCATCATTTCTCTTTTCTGTGGTTTTGCAATATGTGAACTCACTTCCATCAGTTTATCTGCTtattatttagtagtcttttacTGGTCTGCTCTTTTTCAAAGAAGAAGGTACCTTCTGTCATCTGTGACATTATTTCCAGGAAACCTGGCaccttgttttttcttttcctagCTTAACTTATTTTTCTAGGAGTGAAATGCGAGGACTTTATtccaaaaatatcatctttagtTCCATAATAAGACGAAGTTTATGAAGAGTAAAAACCTGTTCATATCTTTAAGGATGTCATAAAGTCTTGTCATTACAAATATGATTCCATATTTAGCTTATTTTGTTTAAAATATCGGATGTGTAAAGAGATGCTGATAAAGGAAATAAAACGGAGTGCATTCACTGTAAACTAGATGGACAAGTTTCCTTCTGTGGTAATGCAGGAGCAGTTCACTATCGGTTTGGTGAGTTATTTGGTCACCAATTCAGTCTAATGAACTTGGTTCGTGCTTAGTTTGTTCGTACTTGCTAAAGGATGTGAAATTATACTAGGTTGGTTGATGAGTCAAAATTGTGTTaaatattttatgcattttttcCCGTTTTTGAATGATTTGCTTGGTGTTTTAATTGTGGAATTGGCCTAATTTGTGGATTATTGTGGTGTTAGGTACCAAGAAGGGCCAAAATGGAGCTAATGGAACTATAGTGCTAAAAGCAGGAAACTGAAGCTATTTTGAGCGATAAAAGAAGGTGGTGCGGAGAAGTGAAGGTCCAGCCGGCAGCTGGTTTTTCAGCACTACGCAGCAACACCAGCGCGCCGTGAGCTACCCAGTTGGCGCAGTGGACCTTCTCTTCTGTGCaccttcttcttttattgctcctCTTCTCCAAATAGCTTCAAATTCCTTCTTTTATCCTCTAAATAGTTCCCTAGCTTCATATTCGTTCTTCTTGGTACCTAACGCAAAGCTGTATAAATGCTTAAAGGATAGAGAATTACTAACACAAAGCTGAAATAAGAGACAAGCATCTTGATATGTTGTTAGTGGAAGACCGCTCTATGTTTTAGAACTGAGCTAAACACAACAGTGCAATAACAACTTGTTGATTCTATTTACCCTCTTTTAGTTTTAGGGCAGGGACTGGAGCAGTATCGGCCTTAATTGCCGTTCTGTATGGACTTATTTTCCAGGCTACAGATCAGTCTTAGTATTTTTTACTGCAAGGTAAATTGGGGACGACACAACTTAATTGCCTTGTAGAAAAGAAATCACTCTTAGGTTTGTTTGTTTTTGAATGTTCTCTATGTTTTGTGTTCCTTTTCTTTTAGCAGGGTTAAAAGCTGCTCAGTATATGTTAATTATTTATACATTGAACGAATAGTTAATCTAGTTCATTTTCTTGGTGTCCTAATACTGTTGGATACTATGACCTAAGATATGTCAATTAGCAGCAGTTGCATTAAGCTAGTTTCTGTCTGTCTGATGTTGTAAAAATTAGTTCTCTAGGAACTTCCGATCTAATTACCAGATATACCAGTCTTTAAATACTTTAACATGTGTAAATGTAAACGTTTTTTTCTCTGATAAAAGCATAGACACTTGCTAAAAGGATTATGAATTTGTAGAGAACAAGAAACGGAGGGCGGCAACCAAAGACATAGCAAGACTCGCTTTGGAAGATCTTGCCAAGTACTTTGACCTTCCAATCGTGGAGGCTTCAAAAAGTTTGAAGGTTGGACTTACAGTACTCAAAAAGAAATGCAGAGAGTTCGGCATCCCTCGATGGCCACATAGGAAGATCAAGTCTCTAGACAGTCTCATACATGATCTCCAGGTATCCTCTTCAACTCATGTATATTTGCTCCTATTTCATTGAAcacacatttttctttttctttgtttcaaTGTTCTTTATTATATAGCTAGATGTAGGAAATTGGTAAATGTTACTTGGACGGCCTACCAACTAATGCTCTTCAACTCATGTATATTTGCTCCTATTTCATTGAACACCACATTTTTCTTGTTCTTTGTTTCAATGTTCTTTATTATATAGCTAGATGTAGGAAATTGGTAAATgttacttgggcgtatgtttttGTAGGAAGAGATGCAACGACAACAGGAGGAAGACGAGTTAGCAGCTATCGCAgtagaagagagaaaaagaaggaTAGAATATGAAAGAGAAAGCATAGAAAAGAAGCCTTTCATGGACATACAGAAGGAAACTAAAAAGTTTAGACAAGATATCTTCAAGAGAAGATATAAAGCTAGAGTTCTTGAGAACCAATGTCGAACATTACCACTGTTTTAGTGTATCGAACATTAGATAGTTAAAGGAGCATCCGAGAAAATGTAAGTATACATTAGCTAGCTAGCCTTTTCTCAGAGATAGCAATCCTTCccatcattttccacttccctggTGGTGCATTTTTGTTATTCTACAACTCGGCGTCCTATTCTGAGGTGTTTAAATAAACAGCTTGATCAAGTTATTCATAGGATAATCTGGGATTCGTTGTTTAACTGATGGTTTTGTTGCCGCAAGCTACGCTTAATTGACTAACTGTTGAAGCCTTGTTTTGTTGTCAATTCAGCATAGAATTTAACACTGTTGGCAGCAAGGAGGTTGATTGTTCTGATTTGGTTGTAATTCAATTTATTTTAATCATTATTTCATGgcaatttaaattttcaacaacAAAATGTGTTCTGTCACCTATGTATTGCATGTGTtataagttagaaataacttgCACTGATTTTGTCTCTGGATTAAAGCAAAGATCAATCAGATGTAATCCGAACAAGCTTTGCTATCTTACTTTGATTGTTCCTTCTATTTCTTTGCAACTGGAGAAGATTGGAGACTCTCATCGTTACTCCAAAAATTTGTTTTTACCTTCAGCCTtgccctttaattaggctagaaAATTTACTCTACTCTTGATCttgtttcgtttttttttctttaagtcTTAAGGAACAGATACACAGGTTTTTGAGGTATGCAAATTAGGTAGATTTTAGGTAAAAGAAGGACAACATAGGAAGAATGTGAATTGTATGTAAATTCAGGCCTTATAATTCGCCCACAAGGACGACGCTGCTAACCAAATAGAGATCCCTACCTTTTACGTTTACTTTAGCCATAATCAAAATCATCAGCTTTTGGCCATCTTAGTGTCCAGTTGAGTATACAGAGTACAGACATTCCTCCAACAGCATGTTTTGAGTATTTCTGTCTTATAATACCTGTctgttttattctttttttcttcaatGTTTGTCGTTCTTGTATTTTATATGTAATCTTTATTTGGAGTATAATTCCACATTACTGGCTCGAGGAAATATCGAGTTCTTGACCAAAAAGAAACCACCTTTGGATGGTGATCTCAATTTATTATGGTTCTTGATGTTTGTTTATAAAATGCAGACTGCAGGTTCTGACACGTAAACTACAACTGTTTGAATTTGGTGTGGGAATAGAAAATGTTGAAGACAAGTGATAGTTTAGCAAGGAGGTTGATTGGGAGTTCAATTGTTTACATGCGTAGATTTCTGTTCCGAATTTTATCTGTAGGTCCAATACCAAACCACATCGCCTTTATTATGGATGGGAATCGGAGGTATGCTAAGAAACGGAATATAGCGGAGGCTACTGGATACAGAGCTGGTTTTTTGGCTGTCATGTGCATGCTCAAGTATTGCTACGAATTGGGAGTTAAATACATGACTATATATGCATTCAGTATCGATAATTTCAGAAGAAGACCGGAGGAAGTTCAGTACTTGATGGACTTAATGCTGGAGAAAATTGAAGGATTAATCAAACAAGAAAGCATTGTCAATGGATATGGAGTGAGGATACATTTCGTAGGGAACCTGAAGCTTCTTAACGAGCGAGTTAGAGTTGCAGCTGAGAAGGCGATGCAAGCCACTGCCAACAACACCAATAGCACTCTCTTAATCTGTGTGGCCTACACTTCTACTGATGAGATTTTGCACGCCGTTCAATCATCCTGCCTAGAGAAATGGAATGAAATCCAAGAACTTGACGCGAACCAAGctcaaaatggtgaaataactgaAGAAAAACTGGAGCTAAATCATATCATAAAGCTGGTAGATATAGAGAGGCATGCATACATGGGATTGGCACCTGATCCTGATGTTCTGATTCGAACTTCGGGTGAGACTCGTCTTAGCAATTTCCTTCTTTGGCAGACTACAAGCTGTTTACTGTATTCCCCAAAGGTATTGTTTCCTGAGATTGGTTTACGACACTTGGTATCGGCAGTCTTGAATTTCCAGCGACTGTATCCTCATTTGGAGAAGGAAAAGAAGCAGTTGTAAAAATCACTGCTATTTTACCTTTATTAGTCTTTTACATGCGCTTTGTCCCGTTTTTCCTCAGATCAGTAGTTGCTACCAGTCATTATTTCGATATTTTAACACCTCAAATGATAAGGTTGATGTTACGCAAAAACTGGTTTTAGAATAAATAATTGAATTTGTATTTTCCAAAATGCGTATAAtgaaatgaagaacaataatgaTAAATAAACCGAAATTGAGATTAAGATAAAAGAAATCTAATTGAGCCTCGGCCTCGGATGTGGCTATGCTGTAATGAATTACAAGCCTTAATGGATACAATGAGAAAGATAGCTTCGCAGGAATAGTGAGTAATCTAGAATGTTGGAGCTAAAGTCTTTATTTGGATTTGAAATCCACAGTATATCAAAATATATTCTCATTATAAGATCATCACAAACAGTCCAATAAATTTCTGGAATGAACAAATTGATTAAAATCTCGACACACTCATTTTAAGTCCATAATTTTTTTTCAACTACTATTAATGGCACTTAATTATAGTTTTCCGCTCATAAGATAGTAATTAGAAACACCGGTGTAGCCTTGATCTAATTTAGTTTCTTTCTTAAGAAACATTGCATACATTATATAGGAATGCTAAATACATACGTTGCTGCTAGTAGGTTAAAAAAGGCCATCACGCAAAAGCTGTGAATTGTTGTTAAGTGATGTTTTCGGTCTCTATCTCTTTCTCTAATACAGAACTTTAATTTGCGTACATACCGTCAACAAATGCCCATATAATATGCTCACACGGAGAACGCTGCAAACAAACTAGATCCTGCTTCTTCTTTCATATATAATCCACTTTTTACTTAGCTTTGACTGCACTATCTCAGCGTCCATTTGAGGGTACACACTCTTTTTTTGCAACAGCATGTATTAGTATCTTCTTTTTAAATGTAGTACTAATATATATACTTGTCTGAACTTTTCCTTCATGTTTTTGGTTTATCTCAATGTTGACTGCAGCTTCTGACTCTTATGTTGCAGTCTCTTGAACTTGGTTCTGATTGGAAAAATGTTGAAGAGTATGGATGGTTTAGCAGAGAAGTTGTTTTGGAGTTCACTCCTCTACATGCTTAAACCTTTGTTCCGCATTTTATCTGTAGGTCCAACTCCAAACCACGTTGCCTTTATTCTGGATGGGAATCGGAGGTATGCCAAGAAACGGAATATGGCAGTAGGCAATGGATACAGAGCTGGATTTATGGCTGTCATGTCAATGCTCAAATATTGCTATGTATTAGGTGTCAAATACATGACAATATATGCATTCAGCATCGATAATTTCAAAAGAAGGCCGGAGGAAGTCCAGTATTTGATGGACTTAATGCTGGAGAAAATCGAAGGATTACTCCATAAAGAAAGCGTTGTCAATCAATACGGAGTGAGGGTACATTTCGTAGGAAACCTGAAGCTTCTTACCGAGCCAGTTAGAGTTGCAGCTGAGAAGGCAATGCAAGCCACTGCCGACAACACCAATAGCACTCTCCTAATTTGTGTGGCATATTCTTCGACAGATGAGATCGTGCATGCTGTTGAATCATCCTGCCAAGAGAAATGGAATGAAATCCAAGAACTTAACGCAAACCAAcctcaaaatgttgaagaaactAAAGAGATACGGGAGCTAAATCAGATCATAAAGCTGGTAGATATAGAGAGGCATATGTACATGAGATTGGCACCTGATCCTGATATGTTAATTCGAACTTCAGGTGAGACTCGCCTTAGCAATTTCCTCCTTTGGCAAACAACAAGCTGCTTACTGTATTCGCCAAAGGTATTGTTTCCTGAGATTGGTTTGCGACACTTGATATGGGCAGTGTTGCACTTCCAGCGACTGTTCCCTCatttggagaagaaaaagcaGTTGTAAATTTAGTGCTACAGTTCCTCTGTATTTTACCCTGTTTTTTCCTCGGATCACTTATTGCCTAATATTTTACCTTCATTATATAGCATAATGCTCTCCTCTTAAGATAA
Proteins encoded in this window:
- the LOC107826874 gene encoding dehydrodolichyl diphosphate synthase CPT3-like, with the translated sequence MLKTSDSLARRLIGSSIVYMRRFLFRILSVGPIPNHIAFIMDGNRRYAKKRNIAEATGYRAGFLAVMCMLKYCYELGVKYMTIYAFSIDNFRRRPEEVQYLMDLMLEKIEGLIKQESIVNGYGVRIHFVGNLKLLNERVRVAAEKAMQATANNTNSTLLICVAYTSTDEILHAVQSSCLEKWNEIQELDANQAQNGEITEEKLELNHIIKLVDIERHAYMGLAPDPDVLIRTSGETRLSNFLLWQTTSCLLYSPKVLFPEIGLRHLVSAVLNFQRLYPHLEKEKKQL
- the LOC107826870 gene encoding dehydrodolichyl diphosphate synthase CPT3-like is translated as MLKSMDGLAEKLFWSSLLYMLKPLFRILSVGPTPNHVAFILDGNRRYAKKRNMAVGNGYRAGFMAVMSMLKYCYVLGVKYMTIYAFSIDNFKRRPEEVQYLMDLMLEKIEGLLHKESVVNQYGVRVHFVGNLKLLTEPVRVAAEKAMQATADNTNSTLLICVAYSSTDEIVHAVESSCQEKWNEIQELNANQPQNVEETKEIRELNQIIKLVDIERHMYMRLAPDPDMLIRTSGETRLSNFLLWQTTSCLLYSPKVLFPEIGLRHLIWAVLHFQRLFPHLEKKKQL